The following are from one region of the Corythoichthys intestinalis isolate RoL2023-P3 chromosome 17, ASM3026506v1, whole genome shotgun sequence genome:
- the LOC130906038 gene encoding histone H4: MSGRGKGGKGLGKGGAKRHRKVLRDNIQGITKPAIRRLARRGGVKRISGLIYEETRGVLKVFLENVIRDAVTYTEHAKRKTVTAMDVVYALKRQGRTLYGFGG; the protein is encoded by the coding sequence ATGTCAGGTCGCGGCAAAGGAGGTAAAGGCTTAGGCAAAGGGGGCGCTAAACGCCATCGCAAAGTACTCCGTGATAACATCCAGGGCATTACCAAGCCGGCAATTCGTCGTCTGGCTCGCCGTGGCGGTGTCAAGCGAATCTCCGGCCTGATCTACGAGGAGACACGTGGTGTGCTTAAGGTGTTCCTGGAGAACGTTATCCGAGATGCCGTCACTTACACCGAACACGCTAAGAGAAAGACCGTGACTGCCATGGATGTGGTGTATGCTTTGAAGAGGCAAGGACGTACACTGTACGGATTCGGCGGTTAA
- the LOC130905977 gene encoding histone H2A, with the protein MSGRGKTGGKARAKAKTRSSRAGLQFPVGRVHRLLRKGNYAQRVGAGAPVYLAAVLEYLTAEILELAGNAARDNKKTRIIPRHLQLAVRNDEELNKLLGGVTIAQGGVLPNIQAVLLPKKTEKAAKAK; encoded by the coding sequence ATGAGCGGAAGAGGCAAAACCGGCGGCAAGGCAAGAGCAAAGGCCAAGACTCGTTCATCCCGTGCCGGACTGCAGTTCCCGGTCGGTCGTGTCCACAGACTTCTACGCAAAGGCAACTATGCTCAGCGCGTCGGCGCCGGTGCTCCCGTCTACTTGGCGGCTGTGCTGGAGTATTTGACCGCTGAAATTCTGGAGTTGGCCGGCAACGCAGCCCGCGACAACAAGAAGACTAGAATCATCCCCCGTCATCTGCAGCTGGCCGTGCGTAACGACGAGGAGTTGAACAAACTTTTGGGCGGAGTGACCATCGCTCAGGGCGGTGTGCTGCCCAACATCCAGGCCGTGCTTCTGCCAAAGAAGACCGAGAAGGCAGCCAAGGCCAAGTAA
- the LOC130905707 gene encoding zinc finger protein OZF-like, translating into MQANIVLNRLAGNVSEQCLGPEYNEPGPYPVKEEEEPENLQENEEQEHLPNIKEEKPPYVNEESGDPHVKEEVMLQISSIKKEEEEPPQIKEEDQITTFLVTGVEGEDLSEASRGPLSGSSPERSQAEGLIAPLSESDDGTSHSPDVDDEGQMGHENKRWKCSLCGKCFGQTCHFKNHMMSHTGEKPFQCSVCDKKFSRKEHLQRHTRTHTGEKPFSCSVCGQKFTHKESLKSHTRRHTGEKPFSCSICGISFSYKDSLNCHMRSHTGEKPFSCSICGEKFARRQVLKIHSWTHSGEKPFSCSICDQKFSRKEYLQQHTRSHIGEKPFTCSVCGKKFKLNRGLQMHTRIHTGEKPFACSFCGQTFAYKESLKLHVRIHTGEKPFACAVCGQTFTQRDSLKVHTRTHTGEKPFSCPVCDRRFTQKSHLKNHARRHTVEKPFSCSLCDKTFTRKENFVNHTMRHTGEKSSPEDSLTSQVYEYTQEPTLERNLSHTQFVDKESM; encoded by the exons ATGCAAGCAAATATAGTTCTGAACAGACTTGCAG GAAACGTCAGTGAACAATGTCTTGGTCCCGAGTACAATGAGCCTGGGCCCTATCCCGTGAAAGAGGAAGAAGAGCCGGAGAACCTGCAAGAAAACGAGGAGCAGGAGCACCTCCCAAATATAAAGGAGGAGAAGCCTCCTTACGTTAACGAGGAATCAGGGGACCCGCACGTTAAAGAGGAGGTGATGCTGCAGATATCCAgtatcaaaaaggaggaggaagagccACCACAAATTAAAGAGGAAGATCAGATCACCACGTTTTTAGTGACTGGTGTTGAAGGTGAAGATCTAAGTGAAGCAAGCAGAGGGCCTCTGAGCGGCAGCTCACCAGAAAGATCCCAAGCAGAAGGCCTCATAGCGCCACTGTCAGAAAGCGACGACGGCACGTCACACTCGCCTGACGTTGACGATGAAGGTCAGATGGGTCACGAAAACAAACGATGGAAATGCTCTCTATGTGGCAAATGTTTTGGCCAAACGTGTCATTTCAAAAATCATATGATGAGCCACACTGGCGAGAAACCATTCCAGtgctcagtttgtgataaaAAATTCTCGAGAAAGGAACACTTACAaagacacacaaggacacacaccggagagaaacccttttcctgttcagtttgtggGCAGAAATTCACTCACAAGGAATCCTTAAAAAGTCACACGAGAAGACACACCGGCGAGAAACCTTTctcctgctcaatttgtggGATATCCTTCTCTTACAAGGATTCCTTAAATTGTCACATGAGAAGCCACACTGGTGAGAAACCATTCTCCTGCTCAATTTGCGGGGAGAAATTTGCTCGGAGGCAAGTCTTAAAAATACACTCGTGGACGCACTCTGGTGAGAAACCTTTCTCCTGCTCAATTTGTGACCAAAAATTCTCCCGGAAAGAATACTTACAGCAACACACGAGATCCCACATTGGTGAGAAACCTTTCACCTGCTCAGTCTGtggtaaaaaattcaaattaaatagAGGGTTACAAATgcacacaagaatccacactgggGAGAAACCATTTGCCTGCTCATTTTGCGGCCAAACATTCGCTTACAAGGAATCTTTAAAACTCCACGTGAGAATACACACAGGggagaaaccttttgcctgcgcAGTTTGTGGCCAGACATTCACTCAAAGGGACTCTTTGAAAgtgcacacaagaacccacactggtgagaaaCCTTTTTCATGTCCAGTTTGTGACCGAAGATTcactcaaaaaagtcatttgaagaATCATGCAAGAAGACATACTGTCGAGAAGCCTTTCTcctgctcactttgtgataaaacattCACTCGCAAGGAAAACTTTGTAAATCACACAATGAGGCACACGGGTGAAAAATCTTCTCCAGAAGATTCCCTGACAAGTCAAGTTTACGAATACacccaagaacccacactggagagaaacctttcGCACACTCAGTTTGTGGACAAAGAGTCTATGTAA
- the ddx55 gene encoding ATP-dependent RNA helicase DDX55: protein MEKTSDGTWGSLAVKLNDNILETLRELQFTHMTPVQAACIPLFMSNKDVAAEAVTGSGKTLAFVIPILEVLLRREEKLKKMQVGALVVTPTRELAIQIGEVIGRFLQRFPQFTQMLMIGGNNPMEDVEKFKKNGANIVVGTPGRLEDMFRRKCNGVDLAGSVKSLDVLVLDEADRLLDMGFENSLNTILSFLPKQRRTGLFSATQTQEVEKLVRAGLRNPMRIAVKEKPGAGTTRKTPAALRNYYTVCRADEKFNALVAFLRQHKHHKQLVFFSTCACVEYFGRALENLVKKVPVHCIHGKMKHKRNKIFADFRALKSGILVCTDVMARGIDIPDVEWVLQYDPPSSASAFVHRCGRTARIGNSGNALVFLLPMEESYVNFLSINQKCPLQKMAAVSDVVDVLPKVKALAQADRAMFDKGMRAFVSYVQAYAKHECSLIFRIKDLDFSSVARGFALLRLPKMPELRGKSFPDFQPAPLDTESIRYKDKQREKLRQKTLAELKERQQQEDGKRPGPKPVRNQAWSKQKAKKERRAKNAAKRKRAQVDDDKEMQELLKDTRLLKKLKKGQICEEDFEREITGGTFH from the exons ATGGAGAAAACAAGCGATGGGACGTGGGGCAGCTTAGCTGTTAAATTAAACGACAACATCTTGGAGACACTCCGGGAACTCCAATTCACGCACATGACGCCCGTGCAG GCTGCCTGTATCCCCCTTTTCATGAGCAACAAGGATGTCGCTGCCGAGGCG GTCACTGGGAGCGGGAAGACACTGGCGTTCGTCATTCCTATTCTGGAAGTTCTGCTCAGGAGAGAAGAGAAGCTCAAGAAGATGCAG GTGGGGGCGCTGGTGGTCACGCCCACACGCGAGCTTGCCATACAGATCGGCGAAGTGATTGGGCGTTTCCTCCAGAGGTTCCCGCAGTTCAC GCAGATGTTGATGATCGGCGGCAACAACCCGATGGAGGATGTGGAGAAATtcaagaaaaatgg GGCCAACATCGTTGTGGGCACGCCTGGCCGCCTCGAGGACATGTTCCGCAGGAAATGCAACGGCGTGGACTTGGCCGGCTCGGTCAAGAGTCTAGATGTGCTGGTTCTGGACGAGGCTGACAGACTTCTAGACATGGGCTTTGAAAACAG TTTGAACACCATTTTGAGCTTCCTGCCCAAGCAGCGGCGCACCGGATTATTCTCGGCCACGCAGACGCAGGAAGTGGAAAAGCTTGTCCGAGCCGGACTACGGAACCCTATGCGGATCGCCGTCAAGGAGAAGCCGGGTGCCGGTACCACCCGCAAAACGCCTGCCGCGCTCCGCAACTACTACACG GTTTGTCGCGCTGAcgaaaagttcaacgcgttggTGGCGTTTCTGCGGCAACACAAACATCACAAGCAGCTGGTCTTCTTTAG CACATGCGCCTGCGTGGAGTACTTTGGCCGCGCTCTGGAGAATTTGGTGAAGAAGGTCCCTGTCCACTGCATCCACGGCAAAATGAAACACAAACGCAACAAAATTTTCGCCGACTTTCGGGCCCTCAAAAG CGGCATCCTGGTGTGCACGGACGTGATGGCGCGCGGCATCGACATCCCGGACGTGGAGTGGGTGCTGCAGTACGACCCGCCCAGCAGTGCCAG TGCTTTCGTACACCGCTGTGGTCGCACGGCACGCATCGGTAACAGCGGCAACGCTTTAGTCTTTTTGTTGCCCATGGAAGAGTCCTATGTCAACTTCCTGTCCATCAACCAGAAG TGCCCACTTCAGAAAATGGCTGCCGTGAGCGACGTGGTGGACGTGCTGCCCAAAGTGAAGGCGCTGGCGCAAGCGGACCGCGCCATGTTTGACAAGGGCATGAGGGCGTTCGTGTCGTATGTACAGGCTTACGCCAAGCACGAGTGCAGCCTGATCTTCAGGATTAAAG ATTTGGACTTTTCCTCGGTGGCCCGCGGCTTCGCGCTCCTTCGCCTACCCAAGATGCCGGAACTGCGTGGGAAAAGTTTCCCAGACTTCCAGCCGGCGCCGCTGGACACTGAGTCAATTCGCTACAAGGACAAACAGCGCGAGAAGCTGCGGCAAAAGACACTGGCCGAGCTGAAAGAGCGGCAGCAGCAGGAGGACGGCAAGCGCCCGGGCCCCAAACCCGTCCGGAACCAAGCGTGGTCCAAACAGAAAGCTAAAAAGGAAAGGCGAGCCAAGAACGCCGCCAAGAGAAAACGTGCGCAG GTCGACGACGACAAAGAAATGCAGGAGCTTCTTAAGGACACTCGCCTGCTGAAGAAATTGAAGAAGGGGCAAATCTGTGAGGAGGACTTTGAACGGGAGATCACCGGCGGGACGTTTCATTAA
- the LOC130905474 gene encoding histone H2B 1/2-like: protein MPEPAKTAPKKGSKKAVAKSVSKTGKKKRRTRKESYAIYVYKVLKQVHPDTGISSKAMSIMNSFVNDIFERIASEASRLAHYNKRSTISSREIQTAVRLLLPGELAKHAVSEGTKAVTKYTSSK, encoded by the coding sequence ATGCCTGAACCAGCGAAGACTGCTCCCAAGAAGGGCTCCAAGAAAGCCGTCGCCAAGAGCGTCAGTAAGACCGGAAAGAAGAAGAGAAGGACCAGGAAGGAGAGTTATGCCATTTACGTGTACAAGGTATTGAAACAAGTCCACCCCGATACCGGTATCTCCTCCAAAGCCATGAGCATCATGAACTCCTTCGTCAACGACATCTTCGAGCGCATCGCTTCCGAGGCCTCCCGTCTGGCACACTACAACAAGCGCTCTACCATCTCCTCCCGGGAGATCCAGACCGCCGTGCGTCTCCTGCTGCCCGGTGAGCTTGCCAAGCACGCTGTGTCTGAGGGTACCAAGGCCGTCACTAAGTACACCAGCTCCAAGTAA
- the LOC130906039 gene encoding histone H4: MSGRGKGGKGLGKGGAKRHRKVLRDNIQGITKPAIRRLARRGGVKRISGLIYEETRGVLKVFLENVIRDAVTYTEHAKRKTVTAMDVVYALKRQGRTLYGFGG, translated from the coding sequence ATGTCAGGCCGTGGCAAAGGTGGAAAGGGTCTTGGAAAAGGCGGCGCTAAGCGTCACCGTAAAGTTCTCCGTGATAACATCCAAGGTATCACCAAGCCAGCTATCAGGCGTTTGGCTCGCCGCGGCGGTGTCAAGCGAATCTCCGGTCTTATCTACGAAGAGACACGTGGTGTGCTCAAGGTCTTCCTGGAGAACGTCATCCGCGATGCCGTCACTTACACCGAACACGCCAAGAGGAAGACCGTTACAGCCATGGACGTGGTGTATGCTCTGAAGAGACAGGGACGTACACTGTACGGATTCGGCGGTTAA